In Capricornis sumatraensis isolate serow.1 chromosome 6, serow.2, whole genome shotgun sequence, the genomic window CTGTGAGAACGTGCAGGCCACAGGCCGGGGGCCCTGCAGAGGGCCCAGCTGATGGCCAGCCTCAACAGCCAGCCACTTGAGTGAGGAAACCTTCAGCTCCCTGCGGCCCAGCCACCATCCAACTTCTCAGGAAAAATCATCCTGAACGAGACTCTCTTACTGAGCCCAGCCAACCTCCAAAACCATCAGAGGTAATAAGGGAATGATtgttgttgctttaagccactgtGTTTTTAGATAATttattatgcagcaatagatacaCTGTGATACACAGTGTGTGACAAAACCTAGAAGCCACAAGAATAAAAAtgtcttcattaaaaataattaacaaaatcataagacaaaaaaaaaaaaacctgggggAAAGACCATATTTATAACTCATTATAGACAAAGGGCTAATTTCCTAATGTACAAATAGTACCTACAAATCACTAAGGCAAAGATGCCCAGCTCACCTGAGTAGGCAAAGAATATCCATAGATagtttatggaaaaggaaatggctcttAAATGTATGAAAAGTGCTTAACTTGGCTCAAAAGAGAactaaattaaaattacaaaaaaaaaattacaataagaTACCATCAAGATACAATAAGATACCATAGAGTGACACAGGCCTCTTTCTGGGCCAGTCTCTCCTTCCTATCTGGGCCTTGAAGAGGCAGATTGGATTCGGATTAACATCCACAGAGAAGAGACCAACAGGTAGGGCTTTTGCCTTCTAGGAGCTCCCAAGCCTGGGAGCAAGTATGCGAATAGCCTGTGGTAGAGATGAAGCCGGCAGAGCTGAGAGATAAGTCTGGGCCCCTCTCACTTGCTTACTCAGCATGTGCACCTCTGACCAGCTGCTATTGCTGGGGTATGGGTTTCCTTGAATGTGTTACTATTTATTAAGCACTCGTGACATGTGTTACCTTGTGTGGTTAGGCCATTCACAGTGCTAGGCTCTTTTCTCTGTATATCTGCTGCTGTATATCTGGTCCCTGCTTCACAGACTATCCAATCCTCTTATAATTAGAGGGCTTAATTAGTCCCTGGTGACTGATGGGCCCACCTGATGCCAATTCCCTCCTGCAAATGGTCGCCTTCTCCCTCGGGTAGTAAAGACTGCTGCAATGTCCTGCCAGCGTCTGTTTGGCAAGGTGTGGCTCCAGGACCCTTTGTATATGATCCCTGTCAAATaaaccactgatgtctctgtCTCCAGGCTCTTTCTTCAGTTTCAAAGCTAGACAACTACAAGGCTTGTAGGCCTGAGGGGTGCAGCCCAACATACCTGCTGTTTGTAAGTACTGTACATAGGCCATGAGGCAGGTAAGTACTATTACacctactttacagatgaggaaactgaggcatgtaTAAGGTTAGGACTTGTCCTTAGTGGGTCACAGAGCTGCGATTTAAACCCAGGcaatctggctccagagcctgaaCTCACCTCTCTCATGGCCTCGGTGCTTGGTGACTATCAAACATGGCCCAGGGCCCCTGCAAGTGTTGCCTGCTTAATAATCACAATAACCCTCAAAGGGAAGTGCTCATCACCCCATCTTGAAGCTGAAGAAACCTTTAGGAAGAGGATGTGAACCGACTAAGACGACATTGCTggtaagtgacagagctgggagtCAGACCCTGTCCACCTGACTGCAATCCCAGTCTCTGCCCATGACCCCACGGTCCCGCATGGCTCCAGCATCTTGGCCCTGACCCCATGCCTGACTTGCTTTCGGCCAGTCAGCAGGTGTCCAGCAAACTGGGTGGCTTTCAACTGTGGGCTTCCTATGGGAAATTGCACCAAGTATTAAGGAGGTCATTCTGGGATTCAGGCTGCCCTGGTCCAGGCTCCTGTGTTTGCACAATAGGCCAGGCTCAGAGTCCAGTCTTTGTGGCTAAAGACCACTGCCTGGATCATTGTGACCATGATGGAACAGACCTAGAGAAGATGGTCAAGGCACAGCAGACCCTGGGAATGGGGATGACCCTTGACCACACCCTTCTCCCCCAGCACAGGCAGCATACTCACAGCTGTAGGCACCTTTACAGGCACCCCCGCACGTTCACACAGGACTCTCCCGTGGCTGCCTCTTTACCTATCCCAACCCCTAAGTCCGACCGGAGGCTCTGAGGCAGTGAGTACTCAGAGGTAGGCCCTGGTGGTCAAGGGCACGAGCCTGCCACCAGCTCCAGAGCCAGTCTGTTTCATTAAGGCCTGATCACACAAACACAGAAGTACACAAGGCGCACACTCGGAGCCCGAGTAGCCCCCCGCTCCGGAGCCAATCCGCACCCTCGCCCCGCCTGctccggccccgcccctcccgaggccccgcccccttCCCGGCCCGCCCTCTCTGGGCCCAATATCCGGCGGCTGCGGGGTCAATGAGGCCAGTGAGAGTCATGAAGGTGTTCATCACACGCAGGATTCCCCCCGAGGGCAGCGCCGCGCTCGCCCGGGCCGCAGAGTAAGAGCCCGGCGCCCCCGGACCTCTCCGCGCGCCGAGTCCCCTCCCTCCGGGCGCGCGTTCCGCGGGTGGCGTCGCGGGAAGGGGCTGCGGAGCCGGGAGCACCGCTCCTAGACCTCGGGCACCCTGTACGTGGGGTGACTCAGCGTCTCCGGGCGGGCCTGGGGGCGGCCTCCCGCCACCCACTTTTGGTGGGGCGGACACGGCGGTCCTTGGGGCCAATGAGAACTGGGATTCTGCGCTTGGGCCTTCGCCTAACTTTCGAACCCGTGCCTGGCTGGAACGGTCTTGGAGTTTGGGGAACCTTAGAGAAAGTCCTCAGGGGCCAAGCTTTCTCCAGGCCCGTTGCTGTGCCCCTGGGAACCGCAGTTCCCGTGGCActtgcagtgggggtggggtgaaggcTGGAGCCTTCCCCAGTCGTGggcgtggggagaggggagactgCTCATATCACAAGGTCTGAGCGACCTCTGAGGTCGCTTGGACGGGTCAGGGGCCTTGGCAGTCACTGGTCTGGTCCCTTTGGACGGTTAGCAGGGGGCCTCTGGTAGCACTTCTTAAACTGAACTCTGCACCTTGCCAGGTGCTTCTTATAAGTAAACTCTTAATTCTTCAACGCTGTGAAATCAGTGCTGtgattcccactttacagagaaACTGGGAGAGGTCAAGTACCTTAACCAAGCTCTATAGGTGGCACAGCTGGGATTAGAAATCTGCTCTGCGGCAGTCTGAGCACTGCGGTATGCAGGTTTTCACTTCCCATGTCAGGCGAGGAGAAGGTGGACCCAGCCTTAGAAACAAGTGCTAGGGGAAAatgaaatttgtttcttttgttgcctgCAATCAAACTTTTGCTGAAGACTTGCTGTGTGCTAGGCATtgagggggagaggggaaggcaaAGACAACAAGAACACTAGTAGCGGCGCTCACACTGCTGCAGCGCTGGGCCACTGTCCAGGAAAGGAGGCTGCGAGGAGGCCGGCGCCTGGGCAGGGGGTTTTGGAAAGTGCCAGCAGCTCTGTCTTGCACATGTAGATTTTCCATgcgttttggctgcactgaattAAATGTCATGGGCCGGAGGTTGGGCAGCACTGCTGGGAAACATGCCTGGGGCCCATCAGCTGCTCTGGAAGCGCCCCTTGAAACTCCTCCCTGTTGAACTGCGTTGGTCTTgtccatggctcagatggtaaagaatccacctgcaatgtgcgagacctgggttcgatctctgggttgggaagatcccgtggaggagggcatggcaacccactccagtattcttgtgtggagaatcaccatggacagaagagcctggtgggctacagtccctggggtcacaaagagtcggacatgattgagcgactaagcagagcacagcacatgtACAAAGTCAAGAACAAGGATTACTCCTTTCACGGACTCACAGAAGATGCACAACCAGACAAGGGATCCAAGCCCGGCTGCTGCCAGGAGCCCCCTCCTGGCCTTCTCAATAGGCAGCCTGGCCCGGGAGCTCACTGCCTGTGAGGCCTCCTGTGGGGGTAAAGAAAGCTCTTCTTGTGTTGAGCTGAGAATGGTCCCCGTGACTTTCTCCTTTCAGCTTAGGCCCTTTTCAGTCCTTATTGGAGAGctctgctctgtgacagccttCACCCTTCAGCCACCGTATCAGAACAATTCTGAGGCTGCCCACACCTAATCTTGACTCCCCTCAGCCAGCCCCAGGCAGCTTGAGGCCAGAGCAAGCAGAAAACAATGTTTTCCACTCTGACAGGGTCGGTGGATGTGGCTGGAGAGCTTTGGGGGCCTGTGGGCACCTGTGGGGCTTGCCCACTTCTGAGTGGTCTTCCCTTTGTCTTCAGCTGTGAGGTGGAGCAGTGGGATTCTGATGAGCCCATTCCCAGAGAGGACCTGGAACAGAGAATGGCTGGGGCCCATGGCCTGCTCTGCCTCCTCTCGGACCGCATAGACAAGAAGCTCCTGGACGCTGCAGGTGTGTGTGCTACGCAGGCCTGGGGAGGGCTCCCGGGGTGtcttggcctgctgctgctgctttccaAGCAGGTCTTTAGTGACTTCAGCGAGCTCTGAGGGCATTCACTGTGGTCCTAGACCACAGCTCCATGTGGCACACACTTTGCCCCTCTTTGCTGGCTGTGAGTCCCCGGAGGGAGACCTTAAGAGGGCAAAGACCATGGTGTGGAGGAGAGCCAGGGCCCTGGGCCCTTTTCCAGCTCTGTTCAGGCTTGGTTTATGACCTTTAGCAGGGCCCTCCCTTTTCCAGACCCGTCTATATATGTGGGAAGGCCTTGAATCCCTtgagaaaagatacaaataatGCTTTTTCTGCCCAATAGGAGCTAATCTCAAAGTCATTAGCACAATGTCTGTGGGTGTCGACCACTTGGCTCTGGATGAAATCAAGAAGCGGTAAGTGCAACTTGGGCTCTGGAGTAAAGGGTGACTaccagagagggaaaaagaggagCTGAGTatctatttgttttttcttcatatcTCTTGACCATTTGGTGAAAATGTAAGGTAGCCAATGATAAAATCTGCCCGCGTGTGCACAGGTCAGTTAAGTCTGAGCAGTCAGAAACAGTGGCTAACAATGTCCAGGTAATATCCtttctcattcattctttttttttttttgaccctcACATCAACCCCTTCAAGTAGAAAAGGCAAGAATTATTATTTCCCTCTTTAGATgaggaaattcagaaaaattaagtaatCAGTTACTGGAGCTCCACACATTGGAGCTTGTTCTTCCATCTTCTATCCTTCTCAAAACGGGAGATGGTCAAGAGGGGACTGAGGGCTGGCCAATCCTGGGGGCCCACTACAGCTCTGAGCTTCCCAACAGGCAGCGCAGAAGGAGCAAAGCCGCATCACAGCAGTGTCCCAGCAGTAGAAACTGGGAAGGTGCTTGAAGCCATTGACCACCAGCTCTTTGGTTCATAGTGGGATCCGCGTGGGCTACACTCCGGGTGTCCTGACAGACGCCACGGCCGAGCTCGCCGTCTCCCTGCTGCTTACCACTTGTCGCCGGTTGCCGGAGGCCATCGCGGAGGTGAAGAAGTGAGTGAACGCCCAGCGGAGAAGTTGGCTCTGCTCTGCACTTGCGCACTCAGTGCTGCCCCTGGCCCAGGGGTGATCCCCAGCTAATGAGGGAGACAGACTCAGGCAAGATACTAAAGTGCACAGCAGAGCTGAAACAAACAGGGCGTGAAGGGAAATTGTGGGGTGCAGTGtggaccagggaagtctctgcagGAGTAGCTGGTGGGCATCCTCAGAGGGCCCTGTCCACCCTTATGTGGATCCAGAAGGCTCTGAAGACTGAAGGCTGtttcatgttgctgcagatacACTGACGTGTTTGATACAGGTGCCACCCCAGATGTTGTCAAGTGTGTTATGCAGAATACAGCATATATATTTTACCCCCTTTCTaaaatctgaaaatttaaaacatttgacCTGGGAGTTTCAGATTGAGATGGGGGCTGTACATCCCGAATCGGGGAAAGCACTCAAGGTAGGGGGGACTGACCCGAGCAAAGCCCAGGAGGCATGCGGATGCAGGCGCTCAGAGAATGTGGACTGGGAGAGGGGCTTCGTGGTGGGATATGGCAGGCGCGAGGCTGCGTGGGACTGAGTAGACACAGTGCTGAGTGTCCCTCCCACCCTCTGGTCCAGGGAGTTGGCCCCTTCATCAGAGGTGACTCAAGATAGGCTGCGTTCCCCCGTCGGTCCGGGGCAGCAGGGGTGGGCCTGTGTTCCCCCTGGAGCACTGAGAACATTGGTTTTGGAATCCCACATTCCAGATTTGCAAcctgctgctctgccctggctgtgtgaccttataCGTTGCCCTTTCTGATCTCAGCGTCCCTGTCTGCAGAAAGGGAGGAGAACCTCTAAGAAGCTTTCCAGCCCTCAGATTCTGTGTCCCCAATTGCTTTAAAAGAAGAGTCATTCCCACTGCTTATCCGCAGTACCGAGTGGCTGTAGGTGTAACTCGTGGTCCCCTCCATCCTTAACTGAAGGGTGGGGCCTGTCCCTTGGACCACAGCCCATGCCTGGGAGTGTGGGGTTTGTGCAGCAGCCCTCATCTTTGCCCAAAGCCAGGGCCGctcacccacccctcctccctccctgcagtGGTGGCTGGACCTCATGGAAACCCCTGTGGATGTGTGGCCACGGCCTCTCACAGAGCACCGTCGGCATCGTTGGCCTGGGGCGCATAGGTGAGGCTCCGTCTACCCATTTGGCTTCCTGGCTCACGTGTCTTGGTTAGAATCTCCAGCACCCTGTGTCTGGATGTTGACAGTCCTTCTTTGGGCAGGGTCGCCATACCTGTGTGCAGTAGGGATATCTCCAGCGAGAAGACATAGCATTGTAAAAGATAGGCCAAAACATAAAATGAGTTCCTTAAGAAGTCACTAGGTGATAGATGTAAGAGCCGGGGTTCTTTATGATTATAGCTCTGTACAGAGCAGATAAAGCTGTGATGGCTGAGGGGTTGGGGAGCCCTGCTCCCCGAGGCCTGGTTTCTAGAAGGCATTTGACTCCTGAAGCCTTAACACAGAAACCAGAGGGTCCAGTGGACAGAGCTTACCTGTGATTCTGAGGCAGGGCAGAGCTATTTTTCTTCCAGTGGCCCCAGCACTGGAGAAGTCTGGCATCCTGCCTGGAGCAGAGGCGAGGGTGAGGTAGGAAGTGGGTATAACTTGTCTGGCTAGCTGGCAGCCCTGCCTCCCACACTAGAGAGTTGCTTGGAGGAACCCAGCAGCTTTGGGGCATGTTCTGAGTCAGAAAACCCAGCTGCCCAAGCCCGTCTTGGCAGCAGTGTATGTGGAAAGGTGTTAGAGGTGGGGCGAGTTGGCAGTGCCATCAGAGTCATTTGGGGTCTGTGGCTGCATTAACAGAAGCAGAGCGTCCAGGGGAGGCAGGGGACCGTGTGGTCAGGCCTTTCTTGGGGTGCCAGCTCCATCCAGTGCTCGGGGAAGGTTAGAAAGTGGCCCTCAAGATGGCCAGAACCACGTGAGGACAGCCCAGGCCAGTCCCAGCCACACAGGAGCTGTGGTCTCTGAAGGATGGACCCCTGAGCTGAGGGCAGTGTGAAGTGGTGGGGGCTGGGTGCACTGTGGCAGGATTAGTTAACGTAGGAAAGGACTTTGCCCCCCAGCCCTTCCCCCAGGGGCTCTCTCTCCCTGGAGCTGCTGGGCGCTGTTCCCGCCCTCACCCTCCGAGGGCTTGGGAACAAGCGCTGACTCTTGACTCCTTGCCACCAGGCCAGGCCATAGCTCGGCGTCTGAAACCATTTGGTGTCCAGAGATTTCTATACACAGGGCGCCAGCCCAGGCCTCAGGAAGCAGCAGAATTCCAGGCAGAGTTTGGTAAGTAAAAGCTGGATTTCCGCAGGGGCCCCTTCTGCTTGGCCAGTTGGTTCTCTGTGTTTGCTGTAATGGCAGCACTTTGGGGTAGAATGCAGGAGCTCCACAGGCCTGTGATGTCCCCTAGGCTTTATCTGACTTCCCTGCCCTGCATGCAGAGGCCTATTCGGGCAGCGCAGGGACCCAGCCAGGCGACACCGAGTCCCCTCAGTATCAGAGAGACTCGGGTCTCCTGTCCTGCAGGGTCCCTTCTCACTGTTGTTTTTGTACACACACAGCAGTAGGGATGGTGGTAACGTGTAACGAATTGTACATGTAAGGATGATACATGTAAGGAAGTGCTGGGAACTTTCACTCAGTTTCCATCATAAACTGGTGAGCGCTGACCCTCAGCCTTGCCTCTGGGTGAATCCAGTCCCCTGGCAGGTGCATATCTTGGTGAGCAGAAGGCAAGCTGGATTTCAGCCACTCCACCCTGTTGGCACATTGGGCCTTGAAAGAGTGAAAGCAGTGTGCCCTAGATCCCCGCTGTGTGACCCCGAATAAGCTTCTGctcctctctggcctcagtttccccacctttAGAGCAGGGGGCTGACTGAAGGATATAGCACACCAGGATCCCGTCAGTGGCCATCGACTGTGCAGTTATCAGAGCTGTCCAGGTGGGGTGCCGCCTTCAGGAAGCATCTTGGGAGTTTCTGTTATGGGAGGGGGGCAGGAGGGGTCAGGTCTCCCACCCTCTTGCTGTCCTTAACCCGGGACACAGCACCTGACGGAGCCCTGTGCTCCCCCAGTGTCCACCCCCGAGCTGGCTGCCGAGTCCGACTTCATCGTTGTGGCCTGCTCCTTAACACCGGCGACCAGGGGGCTGTGCAACAAGGACTTCTTCCAGTGGATGAAGAAAACAGCTGTGTTTGTCAACATCAGCAGGTATCCTGGGTCACCGGGCGAGCCTGGAGAGGGGCTGCCCCTGCTGTTGTGATCCCCACAGGCTGTCAATGAGACTCAGGCTGAGTCTACTGCCCTCCATAAACCAACCAACTGCTCAACTCAGGACAGTAAGGGCCCCAGAGCACATCCCAGCTGCTCAGAGCAGGACCTGGTCTGGCTCCCAGCAGTACCTTGACCTTGCTCAGGAAGTGAAGGCACCATGGCAGCAAATTAGGTAACTTTGTTCCTCTAACCACAAACAGTTGGACTTGACAGCCTTTACAGCCTGTTAGAGGCCAGCCTTCATGGCCCTGAGCCTGGGTTTGTGTGAGTCAGTGAGCTTGAACTCACACACTTCTGGAAAGACAGACCCAAAACCCAGGTTGTCTTGGGTCCTCAAAAATGTCTGCAGGGTGCCTCTAGTCCACTGAACATGTTACGGGAGCAGAACTCCCCTCCCAGCCACTCCAACCCCTTCTTAGTTATTACTAGTGCTTCAGGACACCCCCTGTCATTCCCAGGGGAGAAGTGGTAGACCAGGACGACCTGTACCAGGCCCTGGCCAGCGGTCAGATTGCAGCTGCCGGACTGGACGTGACGACCCCAGAACCACTGCCTACTGACCACCCTCTCCTGACCCTGAAGAACTGTGGTAAGAACCGCCCTCTGTCAGAAACACTTCTCCCGGCGGTGGCTCTTCCCACTGCGGCTGATGAAGCTGAGTGGCAGTTCTCCCAGACACTTGGCTTAGGCACCGTGCCCCTCCGAGCCACAAGCCACAGCTATCAGAGGTAGGAGGCAAGCTCCAGAGGCCCTCCCTCAGTCTGCTGAGTTTTAACCACCCCAAGCTCtctagctcagtgggtaaagaatccacctgcgatgcaggagaccccggtttgattcctgggttgggaagatccactggagaaaggaataggctatccactccagtactgttgggcttcccttttggctcagctagtaaagaatcctcctgcaatgccagagacctggggtGGGAAGACCCCCCCAGAGAAGttaaagggtacccactccagtattctggcctggagaattccatggactgtataatccatggggtcgcaaagagtcgagttggacacgactgaatgactttcacttcacttgacttcattcctctcccccatcccctaGCCCCAGGGGAGGTTTGACATCGCTACCCCTGTGATACCTTagtgcagtggttctcaacttttATGCTGTCGGTCCCCTGGAGGGACTGACCAAATGCATGGTGCCAGGCCCCCATGGGCATCCGCCTCAGGACATCTCGGGTGGGGCCTGACAACGTGTGTCTAACATCTTGCCCGTGGCTGTTACTCAGCCCGGGAGCAGTGAGAACCACTTAAGAGTTCCTCTTTAGCTTCCTCAGTTAGTTAACAATTCTGTGCTGAGTTGACAATTCTGTATATTATGTTCTGTCTATTCAGGTAGCTGGTTTGGTTTCCGTCTCCAGGATAATACATAACCGTTAGGGCCGTAGGCCGTCTGGGCCAGTCCTGCCCTTTGCTTACCCTCTGGAATGGAAAAGCACAGAGAAGGCCTGTAGCTGCCTTTCCCCCTTGAATGCTCCTGCTGTCACAGCCCTTGGAGGCACTACCATTCCCACCCTGTGCCTGTgtgaagggagcccaggctgtgaCGGCCAGGCTGTTGCCCAGAGCTGGGAAACTCCCATTCCTGAGGCCTGGCACTCAGCGCAGTGCCCTGGGACTGCTTTCAGAAGACACTCTCTGGGGACCGTTGACCCCACTTGCTCTGCAGTGGGGTCAGAGGGCACTGTGCTGTCCAGCCTCTCATCTGTTATTTCGGGAGAAGTTATTTCAGAGGCCTGGGGCCTTCAGGGGGTGCCCATGGTGTGGACGAGCTGGTAAACTGGCACCTGTCACTGTCTGGTATCTGAAGGGTGGGTCTAGAGAGGCTCTGGGGACCCCTTCTGGCCCTGACCCTCATGCTCAGGATGCATATTTGTCACCCTTGAGTCTGGGTTTGGTGGCCCCGAGGAGAGGAGTGCTTTGAGACAGGAGGGAAGGCAAATCAAGAAGTGAGGGGGGTTCTCCTTATTCTTTTTCCTGGCAAACTCTAGCCCAAGGTAAGGCTCTTGAACCACCCTTCTCATTTCctgtccttcctctcctttccagtGATCCTGCCCCACATTGGCAGTGCCACCCACAGGACCCGAAACATCATGTCTGTCTTGGCAGCTGACAACTTGCTGGCTGGCCTGCGAGGGGAGCCGATGCCCAGTGAACTCAAGCTGTAGCCACACGGGGACTCTGTGGACCAGAAAGCAAGTGGCCCTGGGCTTCTGTCAGACACGCCCTGGCTTGATTGGACCCACAGGGTGGGAGCCAGAGGAAAAAGTCTGATCTGTACCCATTCTGCAGAGGGAAGACTGGTACTAACAGATGTGCTGCACTTGTGTGGTTGGAAGCATCCGAGCCCCAAGTGTGTAATTCTACTAAATAATTCTCTGAGATGTCTGGGCATGTAACTGGGAGAAACTGACAAAAGCATCTGCTTGGGTTTCCTAAGCCAGGGCCTCTAGTGACTCCAGGTTCTGCTTCCAacccccatccccagccctgAGCATTTGAATTCCTAGAACCTGTCCAagccaccttcagttcagttgctcagtcatgtctgactctttgtgaccccatgaatcgcagcacaccaggcctccctgtccattaccaactcccagagttcacccaaactcatgtgcatcaagtcagtgatgccatccagccatctcatcctctgttgtccccttctcctgcccccaatccctcccagcatcagagtcttttccaatgagtcaactcttcacatgaggtggccaaagtattggagtttcagcctcagcatcagtccttccaatgaacacctaggactggtctcctttaggatggactggttggatctccttgcagtccaagcgactctcaagagtcttctccaacaccacagttcaaaagcatcaattctttggcgctcagctttcttcagtccaactctcacatccatacatgaccactggaaaaaccacagccttgactagaaggacctttgttggcaaagtaatatctctggttttgaatatgctatctaggttggtcataactttccttccaaggagtaagtgtcttctaatttcatggctgcagtcaccatctgcagtgactttggagccccccccaaaataaaatctgacttcAGTTCACTgtgttcattgtttccccatctatttgacatgaagtgatgggaccagatgccaagccACCTTAGCCTCAGCCAAAAGGCGTCCAAAGTTTCCCTCATTTGGACAGGACAGTCACAGCCCAGTGGTGACCACAGCAATGGGACCTGCTACCTAGACCATTAGGCAAATTAAATACATGTGGCAAAGAGAACTAGGTAAAGTCACAATACTCACTTTTTGGTCAAGAATAATCAGGGTAGGtaggtttctttcatttttattttaaacttagtttCAGCACCGTCACACTTTGTTCCTCgtgtccatttcctcctcccttcccactcCCAGGTGGATGCCCTTTACTAAGCACCTCCTCACTCCTCAGGCCTGGCTGCCAGCACTGCCAGAGCCCTGCGCCTGCTAAGGGACTCGGCTCCGGCTTTTCCCCCGCAGCCAAGCCAGGCTGAAGAGTGGGGTTTCTCCCCTGGGAGGCAGGTAAGGGAGCAGGAAGTACACAATTTGGCAGGCCCTCTAGGAGGGCCGGTGGACTGAGGACACCG contains:
- the GRHPR gene encoding glyoxylate reductase/hydroxypyruvate reductase — encoded protein: MRPVRVMKVFITRRIPPEGSAALARAADCEVEQWDSDEPIPREDLEQRMAGAHGLLCLLSDRIDKKLLDAAGANLKVISTMSVGVDHLALDEIKKRGIRVGYTPGVLTDATAELAVSLLLTTCRRLPEAIAEVKNGGWTSWKPLWMCGHGLSQSTVGIVGLGRIGQAIARRLKPFGVQRFLYTGRQPRPQEAAEFQAEFVSTPELAAESDFIVVACSLTPATRGLCNKDFFQWMKKTAVFVNISRGEVVDQDDLYQALASGQIAAAGLDVTTPEPLPTDHPLLTLKNCVILPHIGSATHRTRNIMSVLAADNLLAGLRGEPMPSELKL